One window from the genome of Rutidosis leptorrhynchoides isolate AG116_Rl617_1_P2 unplaced genomic scaffold, CSIRO_AGI_Rlap_v1 contig622, whole genome shotgun sequence encodes:
- the LOC139884919 gene encoding uncharacterized protein: MAIDTNEAPPSQFPSNSSQPCHFYIAVDRQKFKMETFVDLLGVAGKRPSLPMVVCCSSRDELDSVCSAVSNLPNISLASLYSDLADAERSLVFDNFRQATMRWNQKAPVHLGEDGEVVQEGQKAQMIVVTDTCLPVLSCGEPSISARILINYELPLKKETYMRRMATCLAPDGIVINMVVGGEVVTLKTVEESSGLVITEMPINISEIL; the protein is encoded by the exons ATGGCGATAGACACAAATGAAGCTCCTCCCTCACAGTTCCCTTCCAATTCAAG CCAACCATGCCACTTCTATATTGCAGTGGACAGACAAAAATTTAAGATG GAAACATTCGTCGACCTCCTGGGAGTGGCGGGGAAGCGTCCGTCCCTGCCTATGGTGGTCTGCTGCAGCTCTCGCGACGAGCTTGATTCTGTCTGCTCAGCCGTCTCTAACCTCCCTAACATTTCATTAGCTTCCCTG TACAGTGACCTGGCTGATGCAGAACGGTCTCTGGTTTTCGATAATTTTCGCCAGGCAACGATGAGATGGAACCAGAAGGCTCCTGTTCATTTAGGAGAGGATGGCGAGGTTGTGCAAGAAGGACAAAAAGCTCAAATGATAGTTGTTACTGATACTTGCCTTCCGGTTCTTTCGTGTGGCGAGCCTTCGATTTCTGCTCGGATTCTGATCAACTACGAACTACCATTGAAGAAG GAGACGTATATGAGGCGCATGGCAACTTGTTTAGCACCAG ATGGGATTGTAATCAATATGGTTGTTGGTGGTGAAGTAGTGACACTCAAAACTGTTGAAGAAAGCAGCGGTCTTGTCATCACTGAGATGCCCATAAAT ATATCTGAGATTTTGTGA